TCGTGAAGGAACTGAACGCCCTCCTTCGTGGGCTTGTACACCCCTCCGACATTGTGCACGAGGCCCTCGGTGGTCATCGTCTTCAGATAGTCCGATATCCCCTGAACGGTCATCCCGAACCTCTCGGCGAGTGTCTTCAGCTTCGAGTGTTCCCGCTTGACCAGTTCCAGGAGGATGAGCAGCTTCGTCGTCTCCCTGAGGTCCCTCAGCAACGTCAATCAATCACCCCCGCCGCTGCCTCTCTTGGCTCTCCTTGCAGTGGGCACTATCATCACCAGACCCGTGGAAGGGCTTCTTTCGATCGCGACCTTCACGCCGTACACCTTCTCGATGTTCTCGTTCGTCAGCACGTCCAACGTCCCGCCGACCTCTTCTACCTTTCCCTTGTCGAGAAGGACGACGTTCTCGCAGTACCTGACGGCCATGTTCAGGTCATGGAATATCGCGACAACGATGAGGTTCCTCTCCCCCGCAAGTCTCTCGATCATGTCCATGATCTGCAGCTGATAGCCCAGGTCCAAATGAGAGGTCGGCTCATCCAGAAGCAGCACTCTCGGATCCTGGGCGAGCGCTCTAGCTATGACCACCCTCTGCTGCTCGCCGCCGCTGAGCTCGGAGAACATCCTCGACCGAAGGTGCCAGCAGTCGGTCGACAG
Above is a genomic segment from Candidatus Thermoplasmatota archaeon containing:
- a CDS encoding ABC transporter ATP-binding protein, coding for MLLRIDGVSCSYDSTEVLKDVTFDVPSGTLFGVVGPNGCGKTTLIRCISRVLEPIGGVVWLDADMLSTMSFRDVASKVGVVPQTTRPGFAFTAYEIVAMGRTPYIGRLQMESEEDLAVIKGAMLSTDCWHLRSRMFSELSGGEQQRVVIARALAQDPRVLLLDEPTSHLDLGYQLQIMDMIERLAGERNLIVVAIFHDLNMAVRYCENVVLLDKGKVEEVGGTLDVLTNENIEKVYGVKVAIERSPSTGLVMIVPTARRAKRGSGGGD